The window TGGGACCGGGGCGCTCAGGCCTGGCTGCGGCTCTGGGGCCCTGCGCGGGGAGCTGGACCAGCCGAAATTCTTCACCTTCGATGGTCCAGCGGAGCTGTCCTCCAGGACGCTGCGCAAGAGGCGCCGGCGCAGCCGAGTGGTGCTCTACCCTGAGGCTTCGCGCAAATACCGACCTCGCGCAGAGCGCCGGAGCCGCGCACAACGATGCCTGCTGCTGCTCGCAGCCATCGTGGGTTTCCAGGTGCTCAATGCCATTGAGAACCTGGACGATAACGCTCAGCGCTACGACCTCGATGGGCTGGAGAAGGTGCTACAGCGAGCTGTGTTTGGCCAGCCGGCCGCCGTGGGCCGCATTGTGGCGCTGTTGCGGGACTATCTGGCCACGCATGTGCATAGCCGCCCGCTCCTCCTGGCACTGCATGGGCCCAGTGGCGTAGGCAAGAGTCATGTAGGCCGCCTCCTGGCACACCACTTCCGCGCGGTGCTCGAGGACAGCGCACTCGTGCTGCAGTATCACTCACGGCACCACTGCCCACAGCCGCGCGCTGCGCAGGACTGCCGGGAGGATCTGGCGCGGCGTGTGGCTGAAGTGGTGGCACAGGCCGAGGCGGAAGAGAAGACCCCTCTCTTGGTAGTGGACGAGGTGGAGCTCCTACCGCCAGCGCT is drawn from Urocitellus parryii isolate mUroPar1 chromosome 4, mUroPar1.hap1, whole genome shotgun sequence and contains these coding sequences:
- the Tor4a gene encoding torsin-4A encodes the protein MDCGQPSLESAATDPRASGPCVIAPVRAVLRLRRRVWLLRKRRLLQLGSGSDTGTGALRPGCGSGALRGELDQPKFFTFDGPAELSSRTLRKRRRRSRVVLYPEASRKYRPRAERRSRAQRCLLLLAAIVGFQVLNAIENLDDNAQRYDLDGLEKVLQRAVFGQPAAVGRIVALLRDYLATHVHSRPLLLALHGPSGVGKSHVGRLLAHHFRAVLEDSALVLQYHSRHHCPQPRAAQDCREDLARRVAEVVAQAEAEEKTPLLVVDEVELLPPALLDELDGFMQPQRSHHFHNAIYVLLSGTGGAEITRFVLQNASRAQPLRPDRVRGAQAAAEESEEELHSSLRELLAREHPLWQAAAIVPFLLLDKQDVVNCFRDEMAGEGFFPEQARAELLASQLSYYRVAGREFAITGCKQVVAKVNLL